A single region of the Streptomyces sp. NBC_00425 genome encodes:
- a CDS encoding AfsR/SARP family transcriptional regulator gives MLGRVEWTVDGHPRTIGRRRERLLLGLLLLEMGRPLPMDRLIDLLSDEDERPRSRADLYVNVCRLRASLRRGGADGSVRLVRSGSTYTLTGDPQLVDLHRFTQLVDRAQRGTEPQEVSRLASSALAEWRGAVLEDVASERTRRGVATAFDELLISAQLLRVAAEFKLRNYSSLAAELARLTAEHPEHEMLLAFRAATLYECGRRADALRVLSSARARMAARLGLDLSRGLQDLRGAILRDDPVDHHIFRCGALGAA, from the coding sequence GTGCTCGGCAGAGTTGAATGGACCGTCGACGGACACCCCAGGACCATCGGGCGCCGCCGCGAACGTCTGCTGCTGGGCTTACTTCTGCTGGAGATGGGCCGGCCGCTCCCGATGGACCGCCTGATCGATCTGCTGTCCGACGAGGACGAACGACCGCGGTCCCGGGCCGACCTGTATGTGAACGTCTGCCGGCTGCGGGCGAGTCTTCGCCGGGGCGGGGCCGACGGGTCGGTGCGGCTGGTGCGGAGCGGTTCGACGTACACGCTGACCGGCGATCCGCAGCTGGTGGACCTGCACCGCTTCACCCAGCTGGTGGACCGGGCCCAGCGGGGCACCGAGCCCCAGGAGGTGTCGCGCCTCGCCTCGTCCGCGCTGGCCGAGTGGCGGGGTGCGGTACTGGAGGACGTCGCGTCCGAGCGGACCCGCCGAGGTGTCGCCACCGCCTTCGACGAGCTGCTGATCTCGGCGCAACTGCTGCGTGTCGCGGCGGAGTTCAAGCTGCGCAACTACTCGTCGCTCGCCGCGGAGCTCGCGCGGCTCACCGCGGAGCATCCCGAGCACGAGATGCTCCTGGCCTTCCGCGCCGCCACGCTCTACGAATGCGGCCGCCGCGCGGACGCGCTGCGCGTGCTGTCCTCGGCGCGAGCGCGCATGGCCGCGCGGCTGGGGCTGGACCTGAGCCGCGGGCTCCAGGACCTGCGCGGGGCGATCCTGCGGGACGATCCCGTGGACCACCACATCTTCCGCTGCGGCGCCCTGGGCGCCGCCTGA
- a CDS encoding Uma2 family endonuclease, with product MTALPDWMRPPRAEGWFAEDLDRLPEAPRHTELIDGALVFMMSPQRAWHGRLVTALTTTLMAQAPPGVEVEREMTIRLDARNRPEPDLLLTNLPYDPDRTWCAPEDVKLVIEVVSPESAHRDRTVKLRKYAEAGIAHYWCIEDEDGDPVVHVYELDEPTGSYAPAGIFRGSLTRPVPFEISLDLDKLTPPRRT from the coding sequence ATGACCGCACTGCCCGACTGGATGCGCCCACCGCGTGCGGAAGGCTGGTTCGCGGAGGACCTGGACCGCCTCCCCGAGGCGCCACGCCACACCGAGCTCATCGACGGAGCCCTCGTCTTCATGATGTCGCCGCAGCGAGCCTGGCACGGCCGCCTCGTCACGGCCCTGACCACCACGCTCATGGCACAGGCACCGCCCGGCGTCGAGGTCGAGCGGGAGATGACGATCCGCCTCGATGCCCGAAACCGCCCCGAGCCGGACCTCTTGCTGACGAACCTGCCCTACGACCCCGACCGCACCTGGTGCGCCCCGGAGGACGTGAAACTCGTCATCGAGGTCGTCTCACCCGAGTCCGCGCACCGGGACCGCACGGTCAAGCTCCGCAAGTACGCGGAAGCGGGCATCGCGCACTACTGGTGCATCGAGGACGAGGACGGGGATCCCGTCGTCCACGTCTACGAACTCGACGAGCCGACCGGTTCCTACGCGCCGGCGGGCATCTTCCGGGGCTCCCTCACACGACCGGTGCCCTTCGAGATCAGCCTCGACCTCGACAAGCTCACCCCGCCCCGGCGCACCTGA
- a CDS encoding GntR family transcriptional regulator: MTFGEQPAYLRVAGDLRKKITDGSLPPHTRLPSQARIREEYGVSDTVALEARKVLMAEGLVEGRSGSGTYVRERPVPRRIARSGYRPVSGATPFRQEQAEAHTRGTWESSSEQTEAGVAVAERLGIQAGDRVMRTRYVFREAGEAMMLSTSWEPLAVTGRTPVMLPEEGPLGGMGVVERMRAIDVIVDNVAEEVGARPGLAEELLALGGVPGHVVLVVQRTYYASGRPVETADVVIPADRYRVAYHLPVK; this comes from the coding sequence GTGACATTCGGTGAGCAGCCGGCGTATCTGCGCGTCGCGGGTGATCTTCGCAAGAAGATCACCGACGGGTCGCTGCCACCGCACACCCGGCTCCCCTCCCAGGCGAGAATCCGCGAGGAGTACGGCGTCTCCGACACCGTCGCCCTCGAGGCGCGCAAGGTGCTGATGGCCGAGGGGCTGGTCGAGGGCCGTTCCGGTTCGGGCACGTATGTGCGTGAGCGGCCCGTGCCCCGCCGGATCGCCCGCTCCGGCTACCGGCCGGTCAGCGGCGCGACGCCCTTCCGGCAGGAGCAGGCCGAGGCGCACACGCGCGGCACGTGGGAGTCCAGCAGCGAGCAGACCGAGGCGGGCGTCGCCGTCGCGGAGCGGCTCGGCATCCAGGCCGGCGACCGCGTGATGCGCACCCGGTACGTCTTCCGCGAGGCCGGCGAGGCGATGATGCTCTCCACCTCGTGGGAGCCTCTCGCGGTCACCGGCCGCACGCCCGTCATGCTGCCCGAGGAGGGGCCGCTCGGCGGCATGGGCGTCGTGGAGCGCATGCGCGCGATCGACGTCATCGTCGACAACGTCGCGGAGGAGGTGGGCGCGCGACCCGGCCTCGCCGAGGAGCTGCTCGCCCTCGGTGGCGTCCCCGGACATGTCGTCCTGGTCGTGCAGCGCACGTACTACGCCTCGGGTCGACCGGTCGAGACGGCCGACGTGGTGATCCCCGCCGACCGGTACCGGGTGGCCTACCACCTGCCGGTGAAGTAG
- a CDS encoding S26 family signal peptidase, with amino-acid sequence MTAAAPLLLATAALLVLAAALFLARGRLVAVTVRGYSMSPTLMPGDRLLLLRGRRRVATGRVAVVVAPHPEHGWHTVTGPAPDLRDAWYVKRIVAVAGEPVPRWAGRCPGTHVPPGMLVLLGEQPGSRDSKQLGYCPEDKLVGTVLFRLRAAAAQHT; translated from the coding sequence GTGACGGCGGCGGCCCCGCTGCTCCTCGCCACGGCGGCGCTCCTCGTCCTCGCCGCGGCCCTGTTCCTGGCGCGTGGGAGGCTGGTGGCCGTGACCGTCCGCGGGTACAGCATGTCGCCGACCCTCATGCCCGGCGACCGGCTCCTGCTGCTCCGCGGCAGACGCCGGGTCGCCACGGGCCGGGTGGCCGTCGTCGTCGCACCCCATCCCGAGCACGGCTGGCACACCGTCACGGGCCCGGCGCCGGACCTGCGCGACGCGTGGTACGTCAAACGCATCGTGGCCGTCGCCGGAGAGCCCGTGCCGCGCTGGGCCGGCCGGTGCCCCGGCACGCACGTGCCGCCGGGGATGCTCGTCCTCCTGGGCGAGCAGCCGGGCTCCCGGGACTCCAAGCAGCTGGGCTACTGCCCCGAGGACAAGCTCGTCGGAACCGTCCTGTTCCGCCTGCGGGCCGCCGCGGCTCAACACACCTAG
- a CDS encoding redoxin domain-containing protein, which produces MPYVLAGLVLVGAVALLNLVLLLVILRRWQELEAVRRRADFAAQGPQPGDALPDFTATALSGRTLTQDDFRSGELLLGVFSHDCPSCTDALPDFAERADRTRAAGGRVLALVIGAEAVESSLTARLVGPADEVVPGPEAAPLFGALRVPAFPTILGYRDGVVAAPSAADREPVPAAS; this is translated from the coding sequence GTGCCATACGTCCTAGCCGGTCTCGTGCTCGTCGGAGCCGTCGCCCTGCTCAACCTCGTCCTGCTCCTGGTCATCCTGCGCCGCTGGCAGGAGCTCGAAGCCGTCCGCCGACGCGCCGACTTCGCGGCCCAGGGGCCCCAACCCGGGGACGCACTACCGGACTTCACCGCCACCGCGCTCAGCGGGCGGACGCTGACCCAGGACGACTTCCGCTCCGGGGAGCTGCTGCTGGGCGTCTTCTCCCACGACTGCCCGTCCTGCACCGACGCCCTCCCCGACTTCGCCGAACGGGCCGACCGGACCCGTGCGGCGGGCGGCCGGGTCCTGGCCCTGGTGATCGGCGCCGAAGCCGTCGAGAGCAGTCTGACCGCCCGACTCGTCGGGCCGGCGGACGAGGTGGTGCCCGGGCCCGAGGCGGCACCGCTGTTCGGCGCCCTGCGGGTCCCCGCCTTCCCCACGATTCTCGGCTACCGGGACGGCGTCGTCGCCGCCCCTTCCGCCGCCGACCGCGAACCGGTACCGGCGGCCTCCTGA
- a CDS encoding ABC transporter ATP-binding protein, with the protein MSGRSASRPVDFVRGLSAVLALTVRSCPGALAARVATVVIAGAAPVAASWLLKYVVDSLTAEGFRASDLNWAAAGIGLLTVLLAAASAVSSYADGRIRRATSTRAQSELLTAVNRLSGLSKLEQPAFHDRVQLAVQSAQGAERLVGATFQGVQSVLTLAGFLTSLLLVSPTLAAVLVVAAVPALFAHLANSRHRADMFWRTSNLARRQIFYRGLLTDSQAAKEIRLYGLGGYFAQRMRTDLDSINRQEERLDRRLVTYETALAVLGAGVSTAALVWGVHQAAVHVLTAGDVSLLVAALAGMQTALISLVGCIAQSHQTALMFSHYLHVVQVRDDLPVPAAPIAPPPLSQGLELRDVWFRYSDDGPWVLRGISLFVPHGTSLAVVGLNGAGKSTLVKLLCRLYDPQRGSIRWDGIDIRDFPADQLRERVSVVFQDPMEYDLTAGENIGLGDLGSLHDHGRIRAAADDADIHTALTRLPHGYDTMLSRMFFPDDTEDSSPGVQLSGGQWQRLALARALMRSERDLMILDEPGTGLDAVAERHVHDRLTSLRQGATSILVSHRLGTVRAADAIVVIADGTVREAGTHEQLMTAQGAYAELFTTQARGYEETVR; encoded by the coding sequence ATGAGCGGGCGGTCCGCCTCCCGCCCCGTCGATTTCGTGCGGGGCCTCAGCGCCGTCCTCGCCCTCACGGTGCGGTCCTGCCCCGGGGCCCTCGCCGCCCGCGTCGCCACCGTCGTCATCGCGGGCGCAGCCCCCGTGGCGGCTTCCTGGCTGCTCAAGTACGTGGTCGACAGCCTCACCGCGGAGGGGTTCCGCGCCTCGGACCTCAACTGGGCGGCGGCCGGCATCGGTCTGCTCACGGTCCTCCTCGCCGCAGCCTCGGCCGTCTCCTCCTACGCCGACGGCCGCATCCGCCGCGCCACCTCCACCCGGGCGCAGAGCGAGCTGCTCACGGCCGTCAACCGGCTCAGCGGTCTGTCGAAGCTCGAGCAGCCCGCCTTCCACGACCGCGTCCAACTCGCCGTCCAGAGTGCGCAGGGGGCCGAACGACTGGTCGGCGCGACCTTCCAGGGCGTCCAGAGCGTTCTCACCCTGGCGGGTTTCCTGACGAGTCTCCTGCTCGTCAGCCCCACCCTGGCCGCCGTCCTCGTCGTCGCGGCCGTGCCGGCCCTGTTCGCGCATCTGGCCAACAGCCGGCATCGCGCCGACATGTTCTGGCGCACCAGCAACCTCGCCCGCCGTCAGATCTTCTACCGAGGGCTCCTCACGGACTCCCAAGCGGCGAAGGAGATCCGCCTCTACGGCCTCGGCGGCTACTTCGCGCAGCGCATGCGCACCGACCTCGACAGCATCAACCGGCAGGAGGAACGTCTCGACCGACGCCTCGTCACCTACGAGACGGCCCTCGCCGTCCTCGGAGCCGGAGTCTCCACCGCCGCACTCGTCTGGGGCGTGCACCAGGCGGCCGTCCACGTCCTCACCGCCGGTGACGTGTCCCTCCTCGTGGCGGCCCTCGCCGGCATGCAGACGGCACTCATCAGCCTCGTGGGGTGCATCGCCCAGAGCCACCAGACGGCCCTGATGTTCAGCCACTACCTGCATGTCGTCCAGGTCCGCGACGACCTCCCCGTCCCGGCCGCCCCGATCGCCCCGCCGCCCCTGAGCCAGGGCCTCGAACTCCGGGACGTCTGGTTCCGCTACAGCGACGACGGACCGTGGGTCCTCCGCGGAATCAGCCTGTTCGTCCCGCACGGCACCAGCCTGGCCGTCGTCGGACTCAACGGGGCCGGCAAGAGCACCCTCGTCAAACTGCTGTGCCGCCTCTACGACCCGCAGCGGGGCAGCATCCGCTGGGACGGCATCGACATCAGGGACTTCCCCGCTGACCAGCTGCGCGAGCGGGTCAGCGTCGTCTTCCAGGACCCGATGGAGTACGACCTCACCGCCGGCGAGAACATCGGCCTGGGCGACCTCGGCTCCCTCCACGACCACGGGCGCATCCGTGCCGCCGCCGACGACGCGGACATCCACACCGCCCTCACCCGCCTCCCCCACGGGTACGACACCATGCTCAGCCGGATGTTCTTCCCCGACGACACGGAAGACAGCAGCCCCGGCGTCCAGTTGTCGGGCGGCCAGTGGCAGCGCCTCGCGCTCGCCCGGGCCCTGATGCGCTCCGAACGCGATCTCATGATCCTCGACGAACCCGGCACCGGCCTCGACGCGGTCGCCGAACGTCACGTCCACGACCGTCTCACCTCGCTCCGTCAGGGCGCGACGAGCATCCTCGTCTCCCACCGTCTGGGCACCGTCCGCGCCGCGGACGCCATCGTCGTCATCGCCGACGGAACCGTGCGGGAGGCGGGCACCCATGAACAGCTCATGACCGCTCAGGGCGCCTATGCCGAGCTCTTCACCACGCAGGCCCGGGGCTACGAGGAGACCGTCCGGTGA
- a CDS encoding DUF4190 domain-containing protein, which translates to MSIPPPPGPHQPQDPYQPPPQPGPYPQGPYPQGPYPQGSDPQGPSPRDPFAPPQQPYAHDPYAQGPYPQAPYGAAPYPVWGQGYNPYGRSSVINGVAIAALVLGILCFLPGVGLVLGIVALAQIRRRGERGRGMAIAGAVLSSVGLALWILMLATGGASDFWQGFKEGASAGPGSSFSLAEGDCFDVPGDTFGTDVYDVDEVPCSGEHDAEVFATIPLPGSDYPGEDKVVDVADDKCFTLQRAYAMDSWALTEEVDVYYLTPTSESWSWGDREITCVFGNVDETGTLTGSLRADETTLDADQLAFLKAMDTVDETLSEEPEDLPEEDLAANRTWAGDTGDVTAAQAAVLGGHTWSATARAPMAALVKDMQRAGKEWAAAEKASDVDAFYRHYESAYGVVDGDTTVTARKALGLATTPPDYDDDSGDPADGTGGGGGDSGLDV; encoded by the coding sequence GTGTCCATACCTCCGCCCCCGGGGCCCCACCAGCCCCAGGACCCGTACCAGCCTCCGCCCCAGCCGGGCCCCTACCCGCAAGGCCCCTACCCGCAAGGCCCCTACCCGCAGGGCTCCGACCCGCAGGGCCCGTCTCCCCGGGACCCGTTCGCCCCGCCGCAGCAGCCCTATGCGCACGACCCGTACGCCCAGGGTCCGTACCCGCAGGCCCCCTACGGGGCCGCGCCCTACCCGGTGTGGGGGCAGGGGTACAACCCCTACGGGCGGTCCTCGGTCATCAACGGCGTGGCCATCGCCGCCCTCGTGCTCGGCATCCTCTGTTTCCTGCCGGGCGTGGGTCTGGTGCTCGGGATCGTCGCGCTGGCGCAGATCAGGAGGCGCGGGGAGCGCGGCAGGGGAATGGCGATCGCCGGCGCCGTCCTGTCCTCCGTCGGTCTCGCGCTGTGGATCCTGATGCTGGCCACCGGCGGAGCCTCCGACTTCTGGCAGGGCTTCAAGGAAGGCGCGAGCGCGGGCCCCGGCTCGAGCTTCTCGCTCGCCGAGGGCGACTGCTTCGACGTTCCCGGTGACACCTTCGGCACGGACGTCTACGACGTCGACGAGGTGCCCTGCTCCGGCGAGCACGACGCCGAGGTGTTCGCCACGATCCCGTTGCCCGGCAGCGACTACCCGGGCGAGGACAAGGTCGTGGACGTGGCCGACGACAAGTGCTTCACGCTCCAGCGCGCCTACGCGATGGATTCCTGGGCGCTGACCGAGGAGGTCGACGTCTACTACCTCACGCCCACCTCCGAGAGCTGGAGCTGGGGTGACCGCGAGATCACCTGCGTCTTCGGCAACGTGGACGAGACGGGCACCCTCACCGGCTCGCTGCGTGCCGACGAGACCACCCTCGACGCCGACCAACTGGCCTTCCTGAAGGCCATGGACACCGTCGACGAGACGCTCTCCGAGGAGCCGGAGGACCTCCCCGAGGAGGATCTGGCGGCCAACCGGACCTGGGCAGGCGACACCGGGGACGTCACCGCCGCGCAGGCCGCCGTGCTGGGCGGTCACACCTGGTCCGCGACGGCCCGGGCGCCGATGGCCGCTCTGGTGAAGGACATGCAGCGAGCCGGCAAGGAGTGGGCGGCGGCGGAGAAGGCCTCCGACGTGGACGCCTTCTACCGGCACTACGAGAGCGCCTACGGGGTCGTGGACGGCGACACGACTGTCACCGCCCGCAAGGCTCTGGGCCTGGCCACCACCCCGCCCGACTACGACGACGACAGCGGCGACCCGGCGGACGGCACGGGTGGGGGCGGCGGCGACAGCGGCCTGGATGTGTGA
- a CDS encoding MauE/DoxX family redox-associated membrane protein yields MSDLLLVCRLTLICVLAVAGLAKLRDRRRFATALGDLTRVPAAARPALAVLVPAAELLAAVLLAVPRTLTAGLAVAAALCAAFSVVAVTTMRRRSPAGCPCFGSRTTVPMGPWHVARNAALTVLALLGGVIALTQGAGAPYDGPALVLAVAVAGYLTTLAVFTDDLALFFSAARTGQR; encoded by the coding sequence TTGTCCGACCTGCTGCTCGTCTGCCGCCTGACCCTGATCTGCGTGCTGGCCGTGGCCGGCCTCGCCAAGCTGCGCGACCGCCGCCGGTTCGCCACGGCGCTGGGCGACCTCACGCGCGTGCCCGCCGCCGCCCGGCCGGCCCTGGCCGTCCTGGTGCCCGCGGCCGAACTCCTCGCCGCCGTGCTCCTCGCCGTGCCCCGGACGCTCACCGCGGGGCTGGCCGTCGCCGCCGCCCTGTGCGCCGCGTTCAGCGTCGTCGCCGTCACCACCATGCGGCGTCGCAGCCCGGCCGGCTGCCCCTGCTTCGGCAGCAGGACCACCGTGCCCATGGGCCCCTGGCACGTCGCACGGAACGCCGCCCTGACGGTGCTCGCGCTCCTCGGCGGCGTCATCGCCCTCACCCAGGGCGCCGGCGCCCCCTACGACGGGCCGGCACTGGTGCTCGCCGTCGCGGTCGCCGGCTATCTCACCACGCTCGCCGTCTTCACCGACGACCTCGCCTTGTTCTTCTCCGCCGCCCGCACCGGCCAACGCTGA
- the ychF gene encoding redox-regulated ATPase YchF, producing MSLTIGIVGLPNVGKSTLFNALTKNDVLAANYPFATIEPNVGVVGVPDARLTKLAEIFSSQRVLPATVDFVDIAGIVRGASEGEGLGNKFLANIRESDAICQVIRAFKDENVVHVDGKVSPKDDIETINTELILADLQTIEKVLPRLQKESRIKKDVAPKVKAVEEAKEILEKGDTLFSQGVLQGSARAELLHDLHLLTTKPFLYVFNVDEDELTDDAFKDEQRALVAPAEAIFLNAKLEQDLAELDEDDAMELLESVGAEEPGLATLARVGFDTLGLQTYLTAGPKESRAWTIKKGATAPEAAGVIHTDFQKGFIKAEVISFADLVETGSVAEARAKGKARMEGKEYVMQDGDVVEFRFNV from the coding sequence GTGTCGCTCACGATCGGAATCGTCGGTCTGCCGAATGTCGGCAAGTCGACCCTGTTCAACGCCCTGACCAAGAACGACGTGCTGGCGGCCAACTACCCGTTCGCCACGATCGAGCCCAACGTCGGAGTCGTCGGCGTCCCCGACGCCCGGCTCACGAAACTGGCGGAGATCTTCTCCTCCCAGCGTGTCCTCCCGGCGACGGTCGACTTCGTCGACATCGCGGGCATCGTGCGCGGCGCGAGCGAGGGTGAGGGCCTGGGCAACAAGTTCCTCGCGAACATCCGCGAGTCCGACGCGATCTGCCAGGTCATCCGTGCCTTCAAGGACGAGAACGTGGTCCACGTCGACGGCAAGGTCTCGCCCAAGGACGACATCGAGACGATCAACACCGAGCTGATCCTCGCCGACCTGCAGACCATCGAGAAGGTCCTGCCGCGGCTGCAGAAGGAGTCGCGGATCAAGAAGGACGTCGCCCCGAAGGTGAAGGCCGTCGAGGAGGCGAAGGAGATCCTGGAGAAGGGTGACACGCTCTTCTCGCAGGGCGTCCTCCAGGGCAGCGCACGGGCCGAGCTCCTGCACGACCTGCACCTGCTCACCACCAAGCCCTTCCTCTACGTCTTCAACGTCGACGAGGACGAGCTGACCGACGACGCCTTCAAGGACGAGCAGCGCGCCCTCGTCGCCCCCGCCGAGGCGATCTTCCTCAACGCCAAGCTGGAGCAGGACCTCGCCGAGCTGGACGAGGACGACGCGATGGAGCTCCTGGAGTCCGTGGGCGCCGAGGAGCCCGGCCTCGCGACCCTCGCCCGCGTCGGCTTCGACACCCTCGGCCTGCAGACGTACCTCACGGCCGGCCCCAAGGAATCCCGCGCCTGGACCATCAAGAAGGGCGCGACCGCCCCCGAGGCGGCCGGCGTCATCCACACCGACTTCCAGAAGGGCTTCATCAAGGCGGAGGTCATCTCCTTCGCCGACCTGGTGGAGACCGGCTCGGTCGCCGAGGCCCGCGCGAAGGGCAAGGCCCGCATGGAGGGCAAGGAATACGTGATGCAGGACGGCGACGTGGTGGAGTTCCGCTTCAACGTGTGA
- a CDS encoding TlpA family protein disulfide reductase, with product MNYAIAGLALLAAVTLVNALLTVAVSKRWRSMMAPAPAAAAPGPPALAVQEGDRAPAFTLHTAGGEVSAATLAGHPALICFLRPDCGPTRESLPGIQRWAEANTPSGARLVAVVSGPPAEAGPLLEAVGPFTELTATEPPNGPAAGVFGVRHHPSFVLLDADGTVTGTGIGQGSLPALDLLTA from the coding sequence GTGAATTACGCCATCGCCGGCCTCGCCCTTCTCGCCGCGGTCACCCTCGTCAACGCCCTCCTGACCGTCGCGGTCAGCAAACGCTGGCGCAGCATGATGGCCCCCGCCCCGGCCGCCGCAGCCCCGGGGCCGCCGGCCCTCGCCGTCCAGGAGGGCGACCGCGCCCCCGCGTTCACCCTGCACACCGCCGGGGGCGAAGTCAGCGCCGCCACCCTGGCCGGCCACCCCGCCCTCATCTGTTTCCTCCGCCCCGACTGCGGGCCCACCAGGGAAAGCCTTCCCGGAATCCAACGCTGGGCCGAGGCGAACACCCCGTCGGGCGCCCGTCTCGTCGCCGTCGTCAGCGGGCCGCCCGCCGAAGCCGGCCCCCTGCTCGAAGCGGTCGGCCCGTTCACCGAACTCACCGCCACCGAACCGCCGAACGGACCCGCCGCCGGTGTCTTCGGCGTCCGCCACCACCCCTCGTTCGTCCTCCTCGACGCCGACGGGACCGTCACCGGGACGGGCATCGGCCAAGGCTCCCTGCCCGCGCTCGACCTCCTCACCGCATGA
- a CDS encoding DEAD/DEAH box helicase yields MRLHDAAFALRTDHARAVDAVRAAHTPLRDALVAEELGSIALTRLKDVTEGRLRLAAVEGAGFGSVREVYEAGRHQLRLIPGVGAQTADQVLAAARQIARAVEETVSVRIDVDHPEPAASALVGALYRLVAAGPELPRAVAAAERYEKRLGELLPAVRPATGRLRLALAGRPRREAARTAVTELTALTAEAAEAGVALHLAQATADLLREPASELEPWVDFEVRSAEYYSLLAEICAHPSDTAAAEGFVPSDVAEQVHAQPLDDTHRRVSLRGYQAFGARFALARRRVVLGDEMGLGKTVQAIAVLAHLAAEGHAHFLVVCPAGVLINWTREIRARSTLRAVPVHGPDRWDAYAEWRERGGVAVTTFDVLHTLPEPDGGPPPGLLVVDEAHYVKNPGTRRARSVAVWTGLCDRVLFLTGTPMENRVEEFRALVRCLQPDLVPAIHDSYAAAGPQVFRKAVAPAYLRRNQKDVLTELPALIHVDEWEEFSAADEGAYRAAVAAGNFMAMRRAAYADPERSAKLQRLRELVGEATENGLKTVVFSYFRDVLTAVRGVVGDTVFGPIAGDVPAVRRQRLVDDFTAAEGPAVLLCQIESGGVGLNLQAASVVVLCEPQVKPTLEHQAVARAHRMGQVRAVQVHRLLVTDSVDERLLRILENKTRLFDAYARRSDTAEATPDAVDVSDDGLARRIVEEEQRRLAGRPQDAG; encoded by the coding sequence ATGCGGTTGCACGACGCCGCTTTCGCGCTGCGGACCGACCACGCCCGTGCCGTGGACGCCGTCCGCGCCGCCCACACGCCGCTCAGGGACGCGCTCGTCGCCGAGGAACTCGGGTCCATCGCACTCACCCGGCTGAAGGACGTCACCGAGGGACGGCTGCGGCTCGCGGCGGTCGAGGGGGCCGGCTTCGGCTCGGTACGGGAGGTGTACGAGGCCGGCCGGCACCAGCTCCGGCTGATCCCCGGCGTCGGCGCGCAGACCGCCGACCAGGTCCTCGCCGCCGCCCGGCAGATCGCCCGCGCGGTCGAGGAGACCGTCTCCGTCAGGATCGACGTCGACCACCCCGAGCCCGCTGCCTCGGCCCTGGTCGGCGCGTTGTACCGGCTCGTCGCGGCCGGCCCCGAACTGCCCCGCGCGGTGGCCGCCGCCGAGCGGTACGAGAAGCGGCTCGGCGAACTGCTGCCCGCGGTCCGCCCGGCCACCGGCCGGTTGCGGCTTGCCCTCGCCGGACGGCCCCGCCGGGAGGCCGCGCGCACCGCGGTCACCGAACTGACCGCGCTGACGGCCGAGGCCGCCGAGGCCGGCGTGGCGCTGCACCTCGCGCAGGCCACCGCCGACCTGCTGCGCGAACCTGCCTCCGAGCTCGAGCCGTGGGTCGACTTCGAGGTGCGCTCGGCCGAGTACTACAGCCTGCTGGCGGAGATCTGCGCCCACCCGTCGGACACCGCGGCCGCCGAGGGTTTCGTACCGTCCGACGTGGCCGAACAGGTGCACGCGCAGCCGCTCGACGACACCCACCGCCGGGTCTCCCTGCGCGGCTACCAGGCCTTCGGGGCGCGGTTCGCGCTGGCCCGGCGCCGGGTCGTCCTCGGGGACGAGATGGGACTCGGCAAGACGGTCCAGGCGATCGCCGTGCTCGCCCACCTGGCGGCCGAGGGCCACGCCCACTTCCTGGTGGTGTGCCCGGCCGGCGTGCTCATCAACTGGACCCGGGAGATCCGCGCCCGCAGCACGCTCCGGGCGGTGCCGGTGCACGGCCCGGACCGGTGGGACGCGTACGCCGAGTGGCGCGAGCGCGGCGGGGTCGCCGTCACCACCTTCGACGTGCTGCACACCCTGCCCGAGCCGGACGGCGGACCGCCGCCCGGACTCCTCGTCGTCGACGAGGCGCACTACGTCAAGAACCCCGGGACCCGGCGCGCCCGTTCGGTCGCGGTGTGGACCGGGCTGTGCGACCGCGTCCTGTTCCTCACCGGCACCCCGATGGAGAACCGTGTCGAGGAGTTCCGCGCCCTGGTGCGCTGCCTCCAGCCCGACCTCGTCCCCGCGATCCACGACAGCTACGCGGCCGCCGGCCCGCAGGTGTTCCGCAAGGCGGTCGCCCCCGCCTATCTGCGCCGCAACCAGAAGGACGTGCTCACCGAACTCCCCGCGCTGATCCACGTCGACGAGTGGGAGGAGTTCAGCGCCGCCGACGAGGGCGCCTACCGGGCGGCGGTCGCGGCGGGGAACTTCATGGCGATGCGTCGGGCCGCCTACGCCGACCCCGAGAGGTCCGCGAAGCTCCAGCGGCTGCGCGAACTGGTCGGGGAGGCCACGGAGAACGGCCTGAAGACCGTCGTGTTCTCCTATTTCCGCGACGTCCTCACCGCGGTCCGGGGCGTGGTGGGCGACACCGTGTTCGGGCCCATCGCCGGCGATGTCCCGGCCGTGCGGCGGCAGCGGCTCGTGGACGACTTCACGGCCGCCGAGGGACCCGCGGTGCTGCTCTGCCAGATCGAGTCGGGCGGCGTCGGGCTCAACCTCCAGGCCGCGTCCGTGGTCGTCCTGTGCGAGCCGCAGGTCAAGCCGACCCTGGAGCACCAGGCCGTGGCCCGGGCGCACCGCATGGGCCAGGTGCGGGCGGTCCAGGTGCACCGCCTGCTGGTCACGGACAGCGTGGACGAGCGGCTGCTGCGCATCCTCGAGAACAAGACCCGGCTCTTCGACGCCTACGCCCGCCGCAGCGACACGGCGGAGGCGACGCCGGACGCGGTCGACGTCTCCGACGACGGCCTCGCCCGCCGCATCGTTGAGGAGGAGCAGCGCAGGCTCGCCGGCCGGCCGCAGGACGCCGGGTAG